The Cloeon dipterum chromosome 3, ieCloDipt1.1, whole genome shotgun sequence genome includes a region encoding these proteins:
- the LOC135940785 gene encoding bolA-like protein 3, producing the protein MIRRLIQKSWQSRSISILSQLWNGPQATAGGVEAERRLQNLLQRAFPAAKDIQVADISGGCGAMYEIFVEAPEFKGLSVVKQHRLVNEALREEIKEMHGLRISTTVAK; encoded by the exons ATGATAAGAAGACTGATTCAAAAAAGCTGGCAAAGCAGATCAATATCA atCCTGTCACAGCTTTGGAATGGACCACAAGCGACAGCCGGAGGAGTTGAAGCAGAGAGACGTCTTCAAAACCTTCTCCAGAGGGCTTTCCCAGCAGCCAAAGACATTCAAGTTGCAGACATTTCAG gtGGTTGCGGTGCGatgtatgaaatttttgtcgAAGCGCCAGAATTCAAAGGACTGTCAGTAGTGAAGCAACACAGACTGGTGAATgag GCGCTGAGAGAAGAAATCAAAGAAATGCATGGCTTAAGAATATCCACAACTGTTGCTAAATAA
- the LOC135940124 gene encoding XK-related protein 5-like, protein MAAEKSLVLNSSQENDSKKSCSRLIDILIIGFSICTLLIDLGTDILLVVEYFNKEYYSWAWLTLALLILPLLVVEGFSFRWHSQDGNDTLVTRIAHIFLLGIAHRYVEAIRAAVLETPQLLLSQQRDLCLLHLFNSFLESAPQLILQLYITATLGALLPWTGISLVASLFSLAWAIASYTRAMRRSRPDKKPASSAALASQATWRAGTLTARILSLTALALISPMWMMIFLGLHWLGMTIWAIAQRTDFCSTWWEERGYNMVVGVIYCFCFFNLQEGPSRYRAFIFYSVTTLENAVCVAAFALWGKESAFRLTTTHNDDVKLLVLIVALSTFIGLSSMLLYYAFFHPAGIIFPCMPKDDLEARHNLSDDVGRSTLRSLRHVLTTTPESSPQRSQLSAAVTLSSAENSPAILEQPEKLSLENELVQSSIPESHLSEQQLKRRPICDISLSELDGLSPPRSPILPVALTVTLATGLNSRSLAAHLSSRFLSADLSSRSLSEDKEEVYSTCPSAHDYENMCAVGITRETWGLRHWDGYSSNIATHDTSVARLCRRDPRRDTLVSSSTYSSLSSNYSDSESETYIYVRPMGLPLDPIAEESIDDSSSENQSSGQHASCSSLVTTIEEIRLSQDLFKKVVALEEPTDEADDWLWQPLSQTEIDFLARLQPTETATDEPTPRPLNRLRRKFSLLRDRFELPTLVESKKEVEIVPVVEKAVTRVSQWDNLARREPLMPMGMAS, encoded by the exons ATGGCGGCAGAAAAGTCGCTGGTTTTGAACTCGTCCCAGGAAAATGACTCAAAAAAGTCATGCTCAAGACTGATCGACATTTTAATCATCGGCTTTTCGATCTGCACCCTGCTAATCGACTTAGGCACAG ACATACTCCTGGTTGTGGAATACTTTAACAAGGAATACTATTCATGGGCATGGCTCACGTTAGCCCTTCTCATACTTCCGCTCTTGGTTGTGGAAGGCTTCAGCTTCAGATGGCATTCCCAAGATGGTAATGACACTCTAGTGACCCGCATAGCGCACATATTTCTTCTAGGAATCGCTCACAG ATACGTAGAGGCAATTAGAGCGGCTGTCCTTGAAACGCCGCAATTGCTTCTGAGCCAACAGAGGGACCTCTGTCTCTTGCATCTCTTTAACAGCTTCCTTGAGTCAGCGCCTCAGTTGATCTTGCAACTCTACATCACTGCTACTCTTGGAGCTCTGCTCCCTTGGACAG GAATTAGTCTAGTAGCATCGTTGTTCTCCCTTGCCTGGGCCATTGCCAGCTACACTAGAGCGATGAGGCGGAGCAGACCAGACAAAAAGCCAGCCTCCAGTGCCGCTCTGGCTTCCCAGGCGACATGGAGAGCCGGCACCCTGACAGCCAGGATTCTCAGCCTCACCGCCCTTGCGTTGATCAGTCCAATGTGGATGATGATCTTCCTTG GACTCCACTGGTTGGGGATGACCATATGGGCAATCGCGCAGAGGACCGATTTCTGCTCCACTTGGTGGGAGGAGCGGGGCTACAACATGGTGGTCGGCGTCATTTACTGCTTTTGCTTCTTCAACCTGCAGGAGGGCCCGTCGCGATACAGAGCATTTATCTTTTATTCAGTCACCACGTTAGAAAACGCCGTGTGTGTCGCTGCGTTTGCTCTCTGGGGCAAAGAATCTGCTTTCCGACTGACGACAACTCACAATGATGATGTTAAACTACTTGTATTGATTGTGGCTCTGTCCACATTTATCG GACTTTCAAGCATGCTTCTCTACTACGCCTTCTTCCACCCTGCCGGCATCATTTTTCCTTGCATGCCAAAGGATGACTTGGAGGCCAGGCATAACTTGTCTGACGACGTTGGAAGAAGCACGTTGAGATCTCTGAGACACGTGCTTACCACCACGCCAGAGTCATCGCCACAAAg GTCCCAACTCTCAGCTGCCGTGACATTAAGCTCCGCTGAAAACAGTCCTGCCATATTAGAACAACCAGAGAAGCTTTCTTTGGAGAATGAATTG GTTCAATCATCAATTCCTGAATCCCACCTGAGCGAGCAGCAGCTGAAACGGCGGCCGATCTGCGACATCAGCCTATCAGAGCTCGACGGTCTGTCACCGCCGCGATCACCCATCCTGCCAGTCGCGTTGACAGTTACCCTGGCCACCGGCCTGAATTCTAGGTCCCTGGCCGCCCACCTGAGTTCCAGGTTCCTGTCCGCCGACCTGAGTTCCAGGTCCCTGTCTGAGGACAAGGAGGAGGTGTACAGCACGTGTCCGTCTGCTCACGATTACGAGAACATGTGCGCTGTGGGCATCACCCGCGAGACGTGGGGCCTGCGCCACTGGGACGGCTACTCGTCCAACATCGCCACGCATGACACGAGCGTAGCGCGGTTATGCCGCAGGGACCCGCGGCGGGACACGCTTGTCTCGTCGTCCACCTACTCGTCCCTCTCGTCAAACTACTCGGACAGCGAGAGCGAAACATACATCTACGTGCGTCCGATGGGGCTGCCGCTGGATCCGATCGCTGAGGAGAGCATAGACGATTCGTCCAGCGAAAACCAATCGTCAGGGCAGCACGCCTCCTGCAGTTCGCTTGTGACCACCATCGAAGAGATCCGACTCTCGCAAGACCTCTTCAAAAAAGTAGTGGCGCTAGAAGAGCCGACCGACGAGGCGGACGACTGGCTGTGGCAGCCGCTGTCCCAGACTGAAATAGACTTTCTGGCGCGGTTGCAGCCGACCGAGACGGCCACGGACGAGCCGACACCAAGACCACTGAACCGACTGCGTCGCAAATTCAGCTTGCTGCGCGACCGCTTCGAATTGCCAACGCTTGTCGAGAGCAAGAAGGAGGTGGAAATTGTTCCTGTGGTCGAGAAGGCCGTCACCAGAGTGAGTCAGTGGGACAACCTGGCTAGGAGAGAGCCCCTCATGCCCATGGGCATGGCCAGTTGA